The DNA sequence AGTTCACGGCGACGAACGGGCCGCCGCTTCTCGGGCTGTTCGAGTGGATGAGCTTGGCGACGAGTTCCTTGCCCGTGCCGCTCTCTCCGAGGATGAGGAGGGTGACGTCGGTGGGGGCTACCTTGCCCAGGGCCTTGAAGACTTTTTGCACCGGCTTTGCCCTGCCGACGAACGTGGTCTCGTCGGCCCACCTTTCCTTTACCCTCTCCTTCAGCGATGAGAGTTCCTCGCGGAGCCGGAGGTTCTCGATCGCTTTATCGATAATTATGTCGAGCTCGTCCAGGTCGAGCGGTTTGGTTATGTAGTCGAAGGCGCCGCTCTTCATGGCCTCGATCGTGTTGGTCATGGTGTCGTCCGCGGTCATTATTATTACCGGGACCGTGCTCCCCGCGTCCTTCGTTTCCCTGAGCACCCCGAGCCCGTCCTTCCCGGGCATGTTTATGTCGAGCAGGGCCAGCCTCACCTCTCCCCGCTTCAGCACCTCGGCCGCGGCCGCGCCGTTCCCGGCGGTTACCGGCTTGAGACCCTTCTCGACGAAAAACTTCTCGAGCACCCAGATGATGCTCTTGTCGTCGTCGGCAACGAGTATCTTTTCCCCGCTCATCTCAGCCTCCACTCCTTTCAGCCGCCGGCAGGTAGACCTCTACCTCGGTCCCGTCCCCCGGCGCGGACCGTATCTTCAAGAACCCGCCGTGCTCCTTTATTATCCTGTATGATATCGCCATGCCGAGCCCGCTGCCTCCGGGCTTGGTCGTGAAGAACGGGGTGAATATCCTCTCGATGTTCTCCGGAGGTATGCCGCACCCGTTGTCCTTTATGCGCACCGCCACGAGCTTAGCCTGCCTGGAGCCCTCCTCGACCAGGTGGAAGTCGGTGACCATCCTGGTCGCGACCCTTACCTCGCCGCCCTCTTCAGCCGCCGCCTCCCGC is a window from the Thermodesulfobacteriota bacterium genome containing:
- a CDS encoding ATP-binding protein, whose product is REAAAEEGGEVRVATRMVTDFHLVEEGSRQAKLVAVRIKDNGCGIPPENIERIFTPFFTTKPGGSGLGMAISYRIIKEHGGFLKIRSAPGDGTEVEVYLPAAERSGG